One part of the Solea solea chromosome 16, fSolSol10.1, whole genome shotgun sequence genome encodes these proteins:
- the hs3st2 gene encoding heparan sulfate glucosamine 3-O-sulfotransferase 2, protein MAQRFLSSTHRFSARFAFIFTVSLSCTYLCYSIIFCRGTIMTNQGYEGKRCPPSKTAGGKKLLGNVDNCASLEMRSALDETAAARRGSTDPGDQSKVPAASGSHWADMKLRNMTVAQKYGNKKLPNALIVGVKKGGTRAVLEFIRIHPDVRALGTEPHFFDRNYDRGLDWYRALMPRTLDSQITLEKTPSYFVTREAPRRITSMSHETKLIVVVRNPVTRAISDYTQTLSKKPDIPTFEDLAFKNRSQGLVDTSWNAIRIGMYILHLENWLQYFRLSQMHFVSGERLITDPAGEMGRVQDFLGLKRIITDKHFYFNRTKGFPCLKKPESSSQPRCLGKSKGRTHVQIDREVIEQLREFYRPFNIKFYETVGQDFKWD, encoded by the exons ATGGCACAGAGGTTCCTCTCATCTACGCACAGATTCAGCGCCAGATTCGCCTTCATATTCACCGTGTCTCTGTCTTGCACTTACCTGTGCTACAGTATCATTTTTTGCCGCGGCACAATCATGACCAATCAGGGTTACGAGGGCAAACGATGCCCACCGAGTAAGACCGCGGGCGGAAAGAAACTTCTTGGAAATGTGGACAATTGCGCTTCGTTGGAAATGCGCTCCGCCCTTGATGAGACCGCAGCTGCCCGGCGAGGATCGACTGATCCCGGCGACCAAAGCAAAGTCCCCGCCGCGTCTGGAAGTCACTGGGCGGACATGAAGTTGAGGAACATGACTGTGGCGCAGAAATATGGGAATAAGAAGCTGCCTAACGCGTTGATAGTCGGGGTAAAGAAAGGAGGCACCAGGGCGGTGCTGGAGTTCATCAGGATACATCCAGATGTGCGCGCACTCGGAACTGAGCCGcacttttttgacagaaacTACGACAGAGGGCTGGACTGGTACAG GGCACTGATGCCACGAACACTCGACAGCCAGATCACTTTAGAGAAGACGCCCAGCtactttgtcaccagagaggcaCCCAGACGCATCACGAGCATGTCCCACGAGACCAAGCTGATTGTTGTGGTGCGAAACCCAGTCACCAGAGCCATCTCCGACTACACGCAGACTCTTTCCAAGAAGCCCGACATCCCTACGTTCGAAGATCTGGCCTTTAAGAACAGAAGTCAGGGCCTTGTTGACACTTCCTGGAACGCCATTCGCATCGGAATGTACATCCTGCACCTGGAGAACTGGCTGCAGTACTTCCGCCTGTCGCAGATGCACTTTGTGAGCGGCGAGCGGCTCATCACGGATCCGGCGGGGGAGATGGGCCGCGTTCAGGACTTCTTGGGCCTGAAGCGAATAATCACGGACAAGCACTTCTACTTTAATCGAACCAAAGGCTTCCCCTGTCTGAAGAAGCCGGAGAGCAGCAGCCAGCCGCGCTGCCTCGGCAAATCCAAGGGGAGGACTCACGTACAGATCGACCGCGAGGTCATAGAGCAGCTGCGAGAGTTTTATAGGCCATTTAATATTAAATTCTATGAAACAGTGGGACAGGATTTCAAGTGGGATTGA
- the LOC131475239 gene encoding basic salivary proline-rich protein 3-like, with protein MMSHNHASRTPPRPSAGDPIPHVQRRLMATTAALTQTASPNTARGVSRNRALRSAPTTTPPTPAHRCIICGGGGRRGWARVPPQVGCQLPDWQGHMPHSHSPPAKKGATRPGQGHAMASHECRRGGGPDTPTLDQKGPQSKAPPRVPPTMPPPKGRRTHKSAPERSRSTAACTAPPPRRADPRGDPPPPPLGANSTPQRPAGPSAQRPRAPTPTRSAAPAQPQPTAHHPQPPRAPQAKAAVPPQIHPNPRRADPQPPRDGRPRATNPHRPPDIPSTPDARPATPRTDQGRHSHQPALGNIIN; from the exons ATGATGAGCCACAACCATGCCTCCCGGACACCCCCCAGACCGAGCGCAGGGGATCCGATCCCCCACGTCCAGCGACGCCTCATGGCCACCACTGCTGCCCTCACCCAGACCGCCAGTCCCAACACGGCCCGGGGGGTGAGCAGGAATCGAGCGCTCAGGAGTGCACCCACgaccaccccccccaccccagcccACCG atgtaTCATCTGCGGTGGGGGGGGGCGTAGGGGGTGGGCAAGAGTGCCCCCCCAAGTAGGTTGCCAGCTTCCTGACTGGCAGGGCCATATGCCCCATTCCCACTCACCCCCGGCCAAGAAGGGAGCAACCCGTCCAGGCCAGGGACACGCCATGGCATCCCATGAGTGCCGCCGGGGCGGAGGACCAGATACCCCCACACTCGACCAGAAG GGTCCCCAAAGCAAGGCGCCCCCCCGCGTGCCCCCCACCATGCCCCCCCCCAAGGGACGGAGGACGCACAAGTCCGCCCCAGAGCGCAGCAGGAGCACAGCAGCGTGCACCGCCCCGCCACCCCGGAGGGCAGATCCCAGGggggatccccccccccccccgctaggGGCCAACTCCACCCCCCAGCGCCCCGCAGGCCCCAGCGCACAGAGACCCAGAGCCCCTACCCCCACCCGCAGTGCGGCGCCAGCCCAGCCCCAGCCCACGGCCCACCACCCCCAACCCCCACGGGCCCCCCAGGCCAAGGCGGCAGTCCCCCCACAAATCCACCCCAACCCCCGTAGGGCAGACCCACAGCCACCGAGGGACGGTAGACCCAGGGCCACCAACCCACACAGACCACCAGACATCCCCAGTACCCCAGATGCACGGCCCGCAACACCACGGACCGACCAGGGAAGACACAGTCACCAACCCGCCCTAGGAAATATAATCAATTAG